In Zingiber officinale cultivar Zhangliang chromosome 8B, Zo_v1.1, whole genome shotgun sequence, a single genomic region encodes these proteins:
- the LOC122016444 gene encoding probable mannose-1-phosphate guanylyltransferase 2, producing the protein MKALILVGGFGTRLHPLTLSFPKPLVDFANKPIVLHQIEALKEVGVTEVILAINYQPEVMISFLKEYEDKLGIKIRCSQETEPLGTAGPLALARDKLVDGSGEPFFVLNCDVISEYPFAELIQFHKSHDGEATIMVTKVDEPSKYGVVVMDEDSGGRVDRFVEKPKVFVGNKINAGIYLLNPSVLDRIELRQTSMEKEVFPKIASDKLLYAMVLPGFWMDIGQPEDYITGQCLYLDSLRKKASTKLAAGRHIVGNVLIHENAVIGEGCIIGPDVAIGPGCVIDSGVKLSRCTVMRGVLIQEQASVSSSIIGWHSTVGQRAQIENMTIGEGVHVYDKVHINGGVVPPHREIKSSILTHETVK; encoded by the exons ATGAAAGCACTCATCCTTGTTGGGGGATTTGGCACTCGCCTCCATCCTTTGACACTAAGTTTCCCAAAGCCATTGGTTGATTTCGCCAACAAACCAATCGTACTTCATCAG ATTGAAGCTCTTAAGGAAGTTGGAGTTACTGAAGTCATCTTGGCCATCAACTATCAACCAGAG gTTATGATTAGTTTTCTGAAGGAGTATGAGGATAAACTTGGAATTAAAATCAGATGTTCCCAAGAGACTGAACCACTTGGCACAGCTGGTCCCTTGGCTTTAGCCAGAGACAAGCTAGTAGATGGTTCCGGTGAGCCCTTCTTTGTCCTCAACTGCGATGTCATAAGTGAATATCCTTTCGCTGAACTAATTCAGTTCCACAAATCGCATGACGGGGAGGCAACGATAATGGTGACCAAG GTTGATGAGCCATCCAAATATGGTGTTGTTGTTATGGATGAAGACAGTGGGGGGAGGGTTGATAGATTCGTGGAGAAGCCCAAAGTTTTCGTAGGGAACAAGATCAACGCAGGGATTTACTTACTGAATCCATCCGTCTTAGATCGTATTGAGCTGAGACAAACCTCtatggaaaaggaagtttttcCAAAAATTGCATCAGATAAACTGCTCTATGCCATGGTCTTACCAGGTTTCTGGATGGACATCGGGCAGCCAGAGGACTACATCACCGGCCAATGTCTCTATCTGGACTCCCTGAGGAAGAAAGCATCAACTAAATTAGCTGCCGGTCGTCATATCGTAGGGAACGTTCTGATCCACGAGAATGCTGTGATTGGAGAAGGATGCATCATTGGGCCAGACGTTGCCATAGGTCCAGGATGTGTGATTGACTCCGGAGTCAAGTTGTCAAGGTGTACTGTGATGCGAGGTGTTCTCATCCAGGAGCAGGCATCCGTCTCCAGCAGCATTATTGGTTGGCACTCAACGGTAGGGCAGAGGGCACAAATTGAAAACATGACCATCGGGGAGGGCGTCCATGTTTACGATAAGGTACACATCAATGGAGGGGTTGTTCCCCCACACAGAGAAATCAAATCAAGCATCTTGACGCATGAGACGGTTAAGTGA
- the LOC122017155 gene encoding probable mannose-1-phosphate guanylyltransferase 2: MKALILIGGFATRLQPLSLIFSTPIIDFANKPMILHQIEALTNIGVNEVILPDSYPPEVMINFLKDFEDKFEIKITCCREIEPLDTAGPLALAKEKLVDGSGEPFFVLHSTVINEYPFAELIQFHKSHGGEATVMATEVDKPSTYGIVMDEDSGRVDRFVEKSADFVGNKFNAGIYLLNPSVLDRIDLRPTSLEKEVFPKLASDKLLYAMVLPGFWMDIGEPKDYITGQRLYLDSLRKKASTKLAAVPRIIGNVLIHETAVIGEKCLIGPDVAIGPGCVIEYGVVLSGCTVMQGAHIKKNSCILNSIIGRRSIVGQRALIDRMTVIGEDVHVSDEANVRGGLFLS, translated from the exons ATGAAAGCACTCATCCTTATTGGGGGATTTGCCACTCGCCTCCAACCTCTGTCACTCATTTTTTCAacacctataattgattttgccAACAAACCAATGATCCTTCATCAG attgaAGCGCTTACAAATATTGGagttaatgaagtcattttgccAGACAGCTATCCACCAGAG GTGAtgattaattttttaaaggattttgaggataaatttgaaattaaaatcacATGCTGTCGAGAGATTGAACCACTGGACACAGCTGGTCCCTTGGCTTTAGCTAAAGAAAAGCTAGTTGATGGTTCGGGCGAACCCTTCTTTGTACTCCACAGCACTGTCATAAATGAATATCCATTTGCTGAACTAATTCAGTTCCACAAATCACATGGCGGGGAGGCAACAGTAATGGCAACCGAG GTTGATAAACCATCCACGTATGGCATTGTTATGGATGAAGACAGTGGGAGGGTTGACAGATTCGTGGAGAAATCAGCAGATTTCGTAGGAAACAAGTTCAATGCAGGGATTTACTTACTGAATCCATCCGTCTTAGATCGTATTGATCTGAGACCAACCTCTTTGGAAAAGGAAGTTTTTCCAAAACTTGCATCAGATAAACTGCTCTATGCCATGGTCTTACCAGGTTTCTGGATGGATATAGGGGAGCCAAAGGACTACATCACAGGCCAACGTCTCTATTTGGACTCCCTGCGGAAGAAAGCATCAACTAAATTAGCTGCTGTCCCTCGTATCATAGGGAACGTTCTGATCCATGAGACTGCTGTGATCGGAGAAAAATGCTTAATTGGGCCAGACGTTGCTATAGGTCCAGGATGTGTGATTGAGTATGGAGTAGTGTTGTCAGGATGTACTGTGATGCAAGGTGCTCACATCAAGAAGAACTCATGCATCCTAAACAGCATCATCGGTCGGCGCTCAATAGTAGGGCAGCGGGCACTGATTGATCGCATGACCGTCATTGGGGAGGACGTCCATGTTTCCGATGAGGCAAACGTCCGTGGGGGGCTTTTTCTTTCATAA